The Pongo pygmaeus isolate AG05252 chromosome 7, NHGRI_mPonPyg2-v2.0_pri, whole genome shotgun sequence DNA segment ATTAGACAGACTTAAAATTTTgtaataatatttaagaaaatgataacattatgaaaaaatgaaatatctgatTAATGCTTAACTTTGTACAACTcgaatataaactttaaaaatattagaaattataaCATTTGAGTGCATATAACGTTTTGTACATTAGGATGAATTGCATGCTGTCCATTTCCTCTTTGCACTTTCAGTCaccttaaataaacaaatatatacagcCTTAACAGAACAACAGTGCATCCAAAGcaaatgtgcattttaaattatttctcctgGCCAAgtctttttttcacttagcattttTATATTAGCATTTCTTATCATCCCCACCCTTTCTTTGACAGTTTGTCGTTCTCTGAACCAAACAAGCAACAGGTTTAGATTGGAAGAGAGCAAAATCACTTaggaaaaactaaaactttttttaaggGCTGGTACAAATTCCATTGATTAAACAATTTTATAGTCAAAGATGAGGAGGAAGCTAACTCTTCAAAGGGCCTGCTCATGGGCAATGTTTGAAAACAATACGGGTGCAGGCTGGGGGCAAGTTCATGTTTTTGACTATCTGGGAGTGGGTATTTCAATTTCACTGTGCTCTCTCCAGCTTCCTCCCAGAAGACGAATTCCACCCGTCTCTTTCCTCACTGCCTGTTCCCCATCTCCCACCCCAAGCTCAATGTAACACTTGGCTCTTTTCACAGTTTCTCATtactaagttttaaaaacattgccTAACTGATAATTACAATCTGAAACAATTCTTTTGGGGGAGCCCTGGGCTATTGCTGGCTGGTAATCTTTCAGGAATGTCAAAGAGAGGGGAGAGAACTTAGATTTTAAAGAAACTTCAGAGACAGGGACTTGTGTCCCCTttcatccctcccttccccactcctGGCTCCTGGCCTGTCCCTTGATCCCCATCCTCCCTGAGGTCCACCATCTTCCCTCCTGATGGGACTCCTTCTACTTCTTGGTTCCTATTCCCTCCTTTGTAGCTCTTATGTTAATTGTTTTGttccccactcctgcccatttTTTCGAACTGGAAAGTCACCTTCCCCTTAGAAGGGCATGTCTGAATTTTGGCAaattctgttgaaagaaatcaattAGAATCAGAAAGGGCGTTTGGGTGGGCTACCTCCAGCCTGGACTAATGCACCTCCGTGTCAGCCCCGTCTCAGAGAAAACCAGAGGCAGGCCTTGTGGTTTCTCATTATCCTTCAAGGGGTTCCATTTGGACTAATTCTTGTCATTCCATCCATACCagctccccttgcccccaccagAAAAAGCAACAATGAAGGCAGAGACCTGGGCCCTCAGGAGTGAGATGAAGGTTGCCAGTTCTCGGTACCGAAAGAGGCCAGGGCAGAGCTGGTAAACTCACAGGGTACACAAATGGGTGAAACGGGCACCCGTGGGCCCACCTCTCTCAAAGCTCTTCTATAGGCAGGACCATTCCTGACTTAACTATTCCTTTTGCCAATTTCCCTATCTAACACTTCCTGTGTGGGAGAGCACAAGACATGGGCTATGACATGGCCAGAGACCCCACCTTCTTCACACATGTAAAAACCAACCAAATCAAGATGCGGTCAACGGTGATTCTTCCTCCCAcattgtttcccttttaaaactgttattttttCCATCCATGGAGCAGTTGAGAAACGGGTATgcatctcccctcccctcccccttctatCAAAGCCTGTAAGACACATAAGGAAATCCAAAGCCACagtaatagagagagagagaaaaaaaaaaacagaacaaaagaaatcCTCCTTGGCTTGTTTTTCCAGGGTGGCCAGGCAAGGTGTGAAAATCCATATCTCCCTCTGGGCTGGCAGGTAGAAGTTACTGGGAAGGCTGCGCTCCCTCCTTTCCCATCGGCTCTCACGTCCAGGCTGTTCCCtcaccctcagcctcccccagCGCCAGCTTCCTCCTCCGCCTCTCTGCAGCCAGGCCTCCCCTGCAAGGCGGACCTCGGCCCGCCTTGGTTCCGGGCCAAGGCGGCGGGAAAGGCACCGCTACCTGCAGCCGCACGACTCCACCACCATGTCCTCGTACTGCTTGTAGACCACATTATTGCCCGCGTCGATGTATAGAATGCTGATGGGAGTCAATTTGGTGGGCACGCAGCAGCTGGGCGGGGTGGAGCCGGGGTCCATGGAGTTCATCAGCGTCTGGATGATGGCGTGGTTGGTGGGCTCCAGGTGCGAGCGCAGCGGGAAGTCGCATACACCCTCGCAGTGATAGGCCTCGTACTCCAGGGGCGCGATAATCCAGTCGTCCCAGCCCAGCTCCTTGAAGTTCACGTGCAGGGGCTTCTTGCTGCAGCGTAGCCTGGACTTCTTGCCGTGCCGCTTGCCATGGCGACTGGCGAAGGCCGTGCGCCGCCGCCGGCGGCCTGGCGAGGGCACCCAAGGCCCGGCGTCCGGGGCGCCCGACAGCGGCGGCCACGACCCCTCCGCGCCCGTGCCCAGGTCTGCAGCCTCGGCCGAGCCCAGCTGCTCGCGCATCTCTGCGAACAGGTTCTTGCGCTGGGATCTGGTGAATACCACGAGCAGGGCCCGCTCCTGGGGAGGCCGCACCCTCCGGCCGAAGCCCAGACTCCGCAGGTCCGGGGGCGGCGGTTGCTGGGGTCCCCGCGCGCGCGTCTCGGCCTCCCCGGCGTCCGGCTCGCCCCATGCGGCCCGCAGCTCCAAGCACAGCTGCTTCCAGGGCTGGCGGCGCAGGCCCTGCCACACGTCGAAGACTTCCCAGCCGGCCGGCGGCGCCCCCTGCGGGTCCAGGGTCCGCGCGTCCAGCAGCAGGGACGAAAGGCAAGGGAAGAGCTGCACGTGGAGCGGCCCGGCTGGTGGCCCCCAGGGCGCTGAGGGCGCCTGGCGAAAGAGCCGCAGCTCCGCGcccaccagctcttctttgtctGAGAGCATGGACACATCAAACAAATACTTCTGTCTCCGGAGAGGAGTGTGCGAGAGATCGTCTGcgagataaaaaataattacagtcaGTTTCACTTAAGGGGGAGATCAGCCCGGTGCTCTTCGGCCGCCCCGGGAGGAAAAGGGCGGGGAGTGGGGGCAGGTCGGCCGGGCAGTCCAGCTTGCCCGGCCCGGGGCCTGACCACCCCGGCTCCCCATCTGGCTGGTGCAGGGCGCGGGGAAGGGGGCGCGCCAGGGCAGGCCCCCTCCTCCGCGTCAGCTCCGGACTGTCAGGGCGGAAGTCGGTGGCTGCTGGCGAGGCGGCGGCGGCCTACCGGGTTTTCTCCCCAAAAGGCTTCGTAACCACTAATGTGCCCTTTGTGGTCTCGAGCCTGGGCCGCGCTTCCCCCAGACCTCCTCCAGGCTGGGCTGGCTCGTTCTCGTTCAcgtctcaaatgtcacctcctccaagTAGCCATCCCTGACCACCCTGACCTAAAGTAGCCTCTCCAGGTCCCTATCACAGGACTGGCTTGATTATCTTCCCAGTACTTAGGATTATCTACAATtaccttgtttatttttatctccttagtagtctgcctttcccagcaaCACTCTGTCCACCTCCACCAACCCACAGGAGCTAGGCCGATGTCATTGTCCACCTTGCTCCCCTCAGTGCCTAGGGCGGTTCTTGACCTGGAGCACACGCCGGTCAGGTAAGTGGGAAACTTCTACGACAGCGAATCTTAATCTGGCCCACTAAAATGTCCTGGAGAACTGAAAAACTGCCAGGGCCAGGGCTTGCTTGATTCAGCCTATTGAATCACTGTCTAAGGACAGGACTGGGCATGGGgcttttgtttattgtttgcttttttttttttttttaactccaagATGATTTAAAGGTGCAGTTCTAGTTTAGACTCACTAGTCTGGGGTAACATTGCTGCCCATCAGGCGGTTTTGGTGGGTCCAATACAGTGCAGGGAGAATGAAAAGCTGgtgagagatttatttatttattcaccaatcattaaacaacaaacaaaagagcaATGAAATTTCAGAAGTATTGGGGGCAGGGGGTGACAAatgaacaaacacacacaccttgCATCTGTCCATTGAGAACATCCTGCAgtcaatgagaaaaatatatacctGGAAGGCAGAAAACCTCAGCCAGGGACAattagatacacacacacacacacacacacacacacacacacacacagagagagagagagagactttccCATCTCTCCTCCCACTCCCAATCTAAAATTCTCTTGCTTTGCAACTATTCCTGAAGATAAAAGATTTGGTCataagtgagaaaaagaaatttaggaCAGGTGAGGTAGGGGAGTGTAACAGGCTTTTAAAATCCAAGGCAAATTCTTCAGAACCAAGGCAAAACTGGACTTCTTTTTTGACACATTTGTGCACGAAGCCAACTCCACTTCAATGTGCAAGGCGGAAAGCTAACCAGATTTTCCTGGGCTGCCTTCCCATAAAATATTTACAACCCAGCAAATACAAAAATCCCCAAAGCCCCCAGCCTTCCCCAGAAGCTAGTAAAGTTTGGGTCGATTTCAATAGTAAAAGTGTCGCTGGGCCCAGCATCCAACCCTCTCTACCAGTCCAGATGTAGCCCGGGGGGCACTGGCTCTGGAGCCTCAGCCACACCCAGTTTGTACTCGGGGCTGACCGTAGCACTGGCTGGTTCACTCTTACACACATGCCCCAACCTGAGATGGGGTGTGGGAAGGGTTAGAGAGGTGAAAAGGGAAAAGCTGCTGCAGGCAGTTGATTTATGGAAGCCAAGACCTTCAAACAGACCAGGGTCACATTAAAATCAGGGGGAATTCAGCACACTTTCTTCTCCTTCAAAGAAATCTGTGTCTGACAATGCTCAGCCTCCACCCAGATCTCTGGACCTACTGCCTCTCTCCCCAAACTAGGGATGAGATGAGAGCAACAAATCTAAGGCACTTGCTGCACTAGCTAAATGTTGTTAGGAATAACATATTTCTAATCTATATCCACCTGCACAGAACAGTTCTGAAAGGTAATTACTTgtatattcccattttacagatgagaaaaccaaggatTGGAGAAATTAAGGTATTGCCAAGTCAGACAGCTAGAAAGTGGTGAAGCTAAGAGCCATACTTATGTCTATTTAATTCAGAGTTCGAGCATTTAGCCCCTAAGCCCCACTGCCTCTCCACTGTAGTCCAGGTACTAGAGTCTAAAAGTAACCAGAAGTGGCCAGTGTataagaaaaggggaaaagagtCCAAATTATTTGCAGGGCTTGCTAGGAATAAAATCTAAGCTCCCTTAGGAAATCATTTCCATCTTTGCTTACACAACTCTTGAGATGGTTTGCCACTAGCTGGAGTGCATTAGGCAGGTGTAAAGAATTatgatttatttctctctcatgcaATATGGGGGAAATCAGCCTgcttttgtttttactcttttaaaagaAGTGTGTGGGCTAATAAATGATTAATTTGCACAGCTGAGTTAAAACTGAGGCAAGCATCTGTAGAGAAAGATCTCTTACTGATTCTGCAGCCTTAGGATTTCTGATGATCTTTCCAGCAAGACCAGCCCACCCCTACCCTTTCCAGGTTTCAGTGCAAGAATGCAAATGGGACGTcagcttcttttctctttccaccCTAGCTCCATCACCTACTTCAAGGGGCCTCACCTGTGAGCATGTCGGCATCCCAGCTCACAGCTTAAAGCTGTGCACAGTTTCACAGGTGCACACATCAGTGGTGTGATCTACCTTTGGGGGAACTGAATGGATAAAGAGGCTGTCCAGACCCCGCAAGTGAGCTCAGGGATATTTGGGCAAGAATTCTATGGCCCAGGTATCTAGAGCTTGGTCTGGAATAGTGACTCTCAAAGCCACTAAATCTGCAGTGGTCTTTAAATCTGCATCATCAGCATCACATAGGcacttgctagaaatgcagattctctctGGCTCTAGAGGCTTGTGGTAGGGTCTagaatttgtatttctagtaagctcccagatgatgctgatTCTGCTGGTCCAAGGAAATACTCTAAGAACCACTGATCTAACTGGGGGTTGTCCTCTAGGTTCTTTGAATTCACCACTGCGTAGGGAGGAGCACCAAACAAGGTGCTGCAAAGCACAGGGCTCAGGGCAGCATCTAAGGCGGTACTCACCAGGACCAAGTCAATTCTACCTCTCCCAGCCCATTCGTGGCCCCCAAAGCCACCCCCATTTTTTTATCCTTTCAGCCACAAGTTCTCTTGGTTCTGGGTCTCCAGAACCTCTGACCCCTAAACAGAAGGTCCAAGAAGGTGGCTCCTCTGTGCAGCGAGCTCCCCTGCAGACCACATTCCCTACCTGTCTAAACCTGCATCACAGAAATAGCTCAGAGGAGGCATCCAACCTGGGGAGTGAATACAACACCATGCACTGTTACCCTGAAGACACTTTGCCTGCTGCCTGCTGACCTGGCATCACAGAGCCTGGCTCAGCTGCCTTGAGCCATCTGTGGGCAAAAAGCCAGCCCTTCATACTCCCTTCCACAAGCCTCCTCTCCCATTAAATCTTGTATAAATGAAGACTGATGTCATCAAATGATCCTCTCTCCCACCCCTTTGACTAAAAAAAACATGCACTTGTCACTTCAAAATCTGTGGAACTTTCCCACATCCTGGAAGTGAATCCTATGCTTTGGGCCCTTAAATTGAAATTGACCAGAAATACATGGTGGGagttttttatttcccttttacttTGCATCAACTTGGTTTGTTACAGCTTATTCACACTTCTGTTAACAGTGTTTGCTGAATATTAGACATATAAACATTTCCAGTTACAATTGCTGGATTTGGCCTTATCTTCGTTCCCTGGCAGCTGCGTAGAGACAggagggggaagagagaaaaataagaaggaaggaaCAAACCGTGTCATGTTTGAAGATACTCCTTCATAATGGTCAACGAGTTGGTAAAAGACTGAAAGCGCCTCAAACATAGTTTTCTGGTTTAGAatttaggaaaaatttaaaagaggGGAGaagttggtcaaagggtacaaatttTCAGTTAGGGTGAAtataaggtaaaaaataaaattttaattaaaaaaaagaaaccaagagaagGAATGGTACCTATTTGCAAGGTAATTACCATTGCAcccattttaaatgagaaaactggccTAGAAAGGAAAAGGGCATCTGTCCACGGTCACAGTACGTGGCTGGAGAAAGTTGGAGTGGCAAACtccagagtggaaaggaaaagatgcCCGCAACGCCAAAGGCCAGACCCCGGGGAACCTGAGCCCCAGGAGGGCGGCATGAGTGAGGGACACGTAGCTGCAGGACTCTGTGCGCTTGCCCACTCCAGCCTGCCCACTCCAGGCCCAGAGCCTTCTGCTGGGGGCTACTTCCTTGGGCTAGCCTGTAGAGGGTTTCCAAAAACCAGAAACTTCCTTTGGTTGGAGGTGGGAAGGGCCCGGCATTGCATTTTCCCAAGACATCTCTGAGATATATACTCAGCTTGAGGTCCCTTTTGAAAGTCCTAGTTGAATTTTGTCACTCGCCTGGCTGTGCACCCACGGCTCCAACTCCCCGGACTTGCAGGATTCTTGGTACGGCTGACTTTGGGCTCCACGAGATTCCTCCGCGCGCACCTGGCTCACATCTCTGAGTACGCAGTGACCCTGGATAGCTACTGGCCAGGCGTCCCGCCACGCCTCCCAGCCACGTTCTCCGGTGGCACAGGCCCCGCGACTAGGCCACTGTCCAGAAAGTCGAGAAGATAGTGGACTTTcccatccccaacccccaggcagGGAGAATCACCCATCTTTGAGAGAGAAACTTTAGGCGCCTTTCCCTTACCCCCTCATTTTAGAGCCAGCAGCAGCATTGAGCGCTTGTAGGGCACCACCTTTGTGCTAGGCACGTGCTCAGAGCTTTGATGGCCTCTCTCACTGAATCTTCACAGCGAATGTCTAAGGTCAGGCCTACTGTGATACTcacttatagatgaagaaactgaagctctaaGAGGTATCTTGCCCATTGTCTTGAAACTAGCAAGGGACAGGTGTTGAACGTCCTAATTCCAAGTGCCCTGACCCCAGTCCTGCAGCGCAAGGGACAGGTGTTGAAGGTCCTAATTCCAAGTGCTCTGACCCCAGTCCTGCAGCCATGCCGCTCTACCAGGGTCCTGTTTGGGCAGGGAGCCAGGAAATAGGACATACCTTCATTATTAATGTAATCAAGGTGGGCTGGGTTCccccaggattttttttcttttcttttctttactacAAAGAAGACCTCCAAGCTCAAAATTGATGACTGGGCTTGGAGTCATTTTTCTCAAC contains these protein-coding regions:
- the GDF6 gene encoding growth/differentiation factor 6, which encodes MDTPRVLLSAVFLISFLWDLPGFQQASISSSSSSAELGSTKGMRSRKEGKMQRAPRESDAGREGQEPQPRPQDEPRAQQPRAQEPPGRGPRVVPHEYMLSIYRTYSIAEKLGINASFFQSSKSANTITSFVDRGLDDLSHTPLRRQKYLFDVSMLSDKEELVGAELRLFRQAPSAPWGPPAGPLHVQLFPCLSSLLLDARTLDPQGAPPAGWEVFDVWQGLRRQPWKQLCLELRAAWGEPDAGEAETRARGPQQPPPPDLRSLGFGRRVRPPQERALLVVFTRSQRKNLFAEMREQLGSAEAADLGTGAEGSWPPLSGAPDAGPWVPSPGRRRRRTAFASRHGKRHGKKSRLRCSKKPLHVNFKELGWDDWIIAPLEYEAYHCEGVCDFPLRSHLEPTNHAIIQTLMNSMDPGSTPPSCCVPTKLTPISILYIDAGNNVVYKQYEDMVVESCGCR